A stretch of Prunus dulcis chromosome 6, ALMONDv2, whole genome shotgun sequence DNA encodes these proteins:
- the LOC117632318 gene encoding photosystem I reaction center subunit V, chloroplastic produces the protein MAASSSTLFSAPAISSTISRSHTHQLSPTQISFQGLRPLTKAAPSTKLSFSAPNTRRSTGVVRAELNPSLVISLSTGLSLFLGRFVFFNFQRENVAKQGLPEQNGVTHFEAGDTRAKEYVSLLKSNDPVGFNIVDVLAWGSIGHIVAYYILATSSNGYDPKFFE, from the coding sequence ATGGCAGCCTCTTCCTCCACCTTGTTCTCTGCCCCAGCCATCTCTTCCACCATCTCAAGGAGCCATACTCACCAACTCTCACCAACCCAAATCTCCTTCCAAGGCCTTAGACCCCTCACCAAGGCTGCCCCAAGCACCAAGCTGAGCTTCAGTGCACCAAACACCAGGAGGTCAACTGGTGTTGTGAGAGCAGAGCTGAACCCATCTTTGGTCATAAGCCTGAGCACAGGGCTGTCACTTTTCTTGGGGAGGTTTGTGTTCTTCAACTTCCAGAGAGAGAATGTGGCCAAGCAAGGCTTGCCTGAGCAGAATGGAGTAACCCATTTTGAGGCAGGAGACACCAGAGCCAAGGAGTATGTGAGCCTCCTCAAATCTAATGACCCTGTTGGCTTCAACATTGTAGATGTTCTGGCCTGGGGCTCCATTGGTCACATAGTGGCTTACTACATCTTGGCCACTTCTAGCAATGGCTATGATCCCAAGTTCTTTGAATGA
- the LOC117632735 gene encoding high mobility group B protein 10-like isoform X1, with protein sequence MSEAPTTPITEKEPSTAISAQQQQVRTETANGSSSSSLTSTTKVYPPATAKYEEVVQSSDLFWEKLKEFHDSFRTKFVIPTVGGKALDLHLLFVEVTSRGGLEKVIRDRKWKEVIVVFNFPTTITSASFVLRKYYSSLLYHFEQAYYFHKEVFSIPVLEPLSRNLLNGSATLEEGASRNQFPGQESSEVQLGCSIMGSIDGKFDHGYLVSVNLGSDELKGVLYHAPTYVSQSFSDMPTRRNRKRSRLALRDPSRPKSNRSGYNFFFAEHYARLKPLYYGQERAISKKIGFLWNNLTEAEKQVYQEKGMQDKERYRTEMLEYKSSGNLTQQ encoded by the exons ATGTCTGAGGCCCCAACAACACCAATTACAGAAAAGGAGCCTTCTACAGCCATTTCAGCTCAGCAGCAACAAGTGCGCACTGAAACCGCTAATGGGTCTTCCTCATCATCCCTCACCTCCACTACCAAGGTTTATCCTCCGGCCACGGCTAAGTATGAGGAAGTCGTTCAAAGCTCTGACCTTTTCTGGGAAAAGCTCAAGGAGTTTCACGATTCTTTCAGAACCAAATTCGT GATACCTACCGTAGGAGGAAAAGCTCTGGATCTACATCTCCTTTTTGTGGAAGTCACATCTCGTGGTGGACTTGAAAAG GTGATTAGAGATCGCAAATGGAAGGAAGTGATTGTGGTCTTCAATTTCCCAACAACAATTACCAGCGCTTCATTTGTCTTGCGGAAGTACTATTCGTCTTTGCTCTATCACTTTGAGCAGGCCTATTATTTCCACAAAGAAGTTTTTAGCATCCCAGTGCTTG AACCTCTTAGCAGGAACCTTTTGAATGGGTCAGCCACCCTGGAGGAAGGTGCCAGTAGAAACCAGTTTCCAGGTCAGG AAAGCTCAGAAGTGCAGCTTGGCTGTTCAATCATGGGAAGCATCGATGGGAAATTTGACCATGGATATTTGGTTTCTGTGAACTTGGGTTCTGACGAGCTGAAAGGTGTCTTGTATCATGCTCCTACATATGTTTCTCAGAGTTTTTCGGACATGCCCACTCGACGGAATCGAAAGAGGTCCAGGTTGGCATTACGTGATCCCTCTCGGCCCAAGTCAAACAGGAGCGGGTACAATTTCTTCTTCGCTGAGCATTATGCCAGATTAAAGCCTTTGTACTATGGACAAGAGAGAGCCATCAGCaagaaaattgggtttctATGGAACAATCTCACAGAGGCTGAGAAACAG GTATATCAGGAAAAAGGGATGCAGGACAAGGAGAGATACAGGACCGAAATGCTGGAATATAAATCTTCCGGCAATTTAACACAACAGTAG
- the LOC117632735 gene encoding high mobility group B protein 10-like isoform X2, whose product MSEAPTTPITEKEPSTAISAQQQQVRTETANGSSSSSLTSTTKVYPPATAKYEEVVQSSDLFWEKLKEFHDSFRTKFVIPTVGGKALDLHLLFVEVTSRGGLEKVIRDRKWKEVIVVFNFPTTITSASFVLRKYYSSLLYHFEQAYYFHKEVFSIPVLEPLSRNLLNGSATLEEGASRNQFPESSEVQLGCSIMGSIDGKFDHGYLVSVNLGSDELKGVLYHAPTYVSQSFSDMPTRRNRKRSRLALRDPSRPKSNRSGYNFFFAEHYARLKPLYYGQERAISKKIGFLWNNLTEAEKQVYQEKGMQDKERYRTEMLEYKSSGNLTQQ is encoded by the exons ATGTCTGAGGCCCCAACAACACCAATTACAGAAAAGGAGCCTTCTACAGCCATTTCAGCTCAGCAGCAACAAGTGCGCACTGAAACCGCTAATGGGTCTTCCTCATCATCCCTCACCTCCACTACCAAGGTTTATCCTCCGGCCACGGCTAAGTATGAGGAAGTCGTTCAAAGCTCTGACCTTTTCTGGGAAAAGCTCAAGGAGTTTCACGATTCTTTCAGAACCAAATTCGT GATACCTACCGTAGGAGGAAAAGCTCTGGATCTACATCTCCTTTTTGTGGAAGTCACATCTCGTGGTGGACTTGAAAAG GTGATTAGAGATCGCAAATGGAAGGAAGTGATTGTGGTCTTCAATTTCCCAACAACAATTACCAGCGCTTCATTTGTCTTGCGGAAGTACTATTCGTCTTTGCTCTATCACTTTGAGCAGGCCTATTATTTCCACAAAGAAGTTTTTAGCATCCCAGTGCTTG AACCTCTTAGCAGGAACCTTTTGAATGGGTCAGCCACCCTGGAGGAAGGTGCCAGTAGAAACCAGTTTCCAG AAAGCTCAGAAGTGCAGCTTGGCTGTTCAATCATGGGAAGCATCGATGGGAAATTTGACCATGGATATTTGGTTTCTGTGAACTTGGGTTCTGACGAGCTGAAAGGTGTCTTGTATCATGCTCCTACATATGTTTCTCAGAGTTTTTCGGACATGCCCACTCGACGGAATCGAAAGAGGTCCAGGTTGGCATTACGTGATCCCTCTCGGCCCAAGTCAAACAGGAGCGGGTACAATTTCTTCTTCGCTGAGCATTATGCCAGATTAAAGCCTTTGTACTATGGACAAGAGAGAGCCATCAGCaagaaaattgggtttctATGGAACAATCTCACAGAGGCTGAGAAACAG GTATATCAGGAAAAAGGGATGCAGGACAAGGAGAGATACAGGACCGAAATGCTGGAATATAAATCTTCCGGCAATTTAACACAACAGTAG